Proteins encoded within one genomic window of Brassica rapa cultivar Chiifu-401-42 chromosome A09, CAAS_Brap_v3.01, whole genome shotgun sequence:
- the LOC103838796 gene encoding uncharacterized protein LOC103838796 yields the protein MIKRSSNCAICENTNRASICSVCVNHRLIEYNTLLKSLKTRRDSLHSKLSELLEAKGKADDQKNWRLLQNEKISNLKNSLRRNKEQLTQGKAKIERESRDLKLKYGVLDSARSTLEKIRVEQVEKYFPNLICTQSLGHMAISSERLHKQSVVVKQICKLFPQRQVGFEGEIQNGSGGPFNLICNSRLPKGLDPHSIPSEELAASLGLMVQLLNLVVHNLAAPALHSSGFAGSCSRIWQRNSYWDARPSTRSNEYPLFIPRQNYCTTSVENSWTDKNSSNFGIASMDSDRKEARLDSTGRNSFNYSSASPHSVESHRDLQKGIALLKKSVACLTAYCYNSLSLEVPPETSTFDAFAKLLATLSSSKEVRSVFSLKMTSSRSCKKAQQLNKSIWNAHSVISSSILESAHLPRNAIYNQDTNATASYLSATESSETRKNNDMNGWDLVEHPKYPPPPSQSEDVEHWTRAMFIDAKKK from the exons ATGATAAAACGATCTAGTAATTGCGCAATTTGCGAGAATACGAACCGTGCTTCTATCTGCAGCGTTTGCGTTAATCATAG aTTGATTGAGTATAATACTTTGTTAAAGTCACTAAAGACTCGACGAGATTCTTTGCATTCAAAGCTGAGTGAGCTATTGGAAGCTAAG GGAAAAGCTGATGATCAGAAGAATTGGAGATTGCTTCAAAACGAGAAGATTTCAAACTTGAAGAATAGTCTTCGGCGTAACAAGGAGCAACTAACTCAAG GAAAGGCTAAGATTGAAAGAGAATCTCGTGATCTCAAACTTAAATATGGGGTTCTTGATTCAGCTCGCTCCACG CTAGAAAAGATTAGAGTAGAGCAAGTGGAAAAGTATTTTCCCAATCTAATATGTACGCAGAGCCTTGGCCAT ATGGCAATTTCGTCTGAGCGCCTTCACAAGCAGTCAGTGGTTGTGAAGCAAATATGCAAGTTGTTCCCTCAACGCCAA GTTGGCTTTGAGGGAGAGATTCAAAACGGTTCAGGTGGTCCGTTTAATCTCATATGCAATTCACGTCTCCCGAAAGGTCTGGATCCTCATTCCATCCCATCAGAAGAACTCGCTGCGTCTTTGGG GTTGATGGTCCAGCTTCTGAACCTTGTTGTTCACAACCTAGCCGCTCCTGCACTCCATAGCTCAGGTTTTGCG GGCTCTTGCTCCCGTATATGGCAACGAAATTCGTATTGGGACGCACGTCCTTCTACTCGAAG CAATGAGTATCCTCTCTTCATACCTCGCCAGAATTACTGTACAACAAGCGTTGAAAACTCATGGACAGATAAAAACTCGAGCAATTTTGGTATTGCTTCCATGGATTCAGATAGGAAAGAAGCGCGTCTGGACTCTACAGGAAGAAACAGCTTTAATTACTCCTCTGCTTCTCCTCATTCGGTTGAGTCACACAGAGATCTACAGAAAGGGATAGCTCTTCTCAAGAAAAGCGTTGCGTGCTTGACTGCGTATTGTTACAATTCACTTTCCCTCGAAGTGCCGCCCGAGACCTCAACTTTTGACGCTTTTGCCAAGTTATTGGCCACACTTTCGTCATCAAAGGAGGTCCGGTCTGTTTTCTCTCTGAAAATGACTTCTTCAAG ATCATGCAAGAAGGCTCAACAACTCAACAAGTCCATTTGGAACGCTCACTCTGTCATCTCAAGCTCCATACTTGAGAGTGCCCATCTTCCG AGGAACGCAATTTATAACCAGGATACGAACGCAACAGCTAGTTATCTCTCTGCAACTGAATCATCAGAGACCCGGAAGAACAACGATATGAACGGATGGGATTTGGTGGAGCATCCAAAGTACCCTCCACCACCATCGCAGTCTGAGGATGTTGAACACTGGACGCGTGCTATGTTTATCGATGCCAAGAAAAAATGA
- the LOC103838795 gene encoding coatomer subunit zeta-3 isoform X2, with the protein MSRANDSCPLVKNILLLDSEGKRVAVKYYSDDWTTNAAKLAFEKYVFTKTAKTNARTEAEITLLENNIVVYKFAQDLHFFVTGGEDENELILSSVLQGFFDAVALLLRNNVEKMEALENLDLIFLCLDEMVDQGYASVLFYNFITVDGIGNRCQCHCGKSSNAERRNK; encoded by the exons ATGTCAAGGGCTAAT GATTCTTGTCCTTTGGTAAAGAACATTCTTCTTCTAGACTCTGAAGGGAAACGTGTGGCTGTCAAGTATTACTCGGATGATTGGACAACTAATGCTGCCAAGTTagcttttgaaaaatatgtctTCACGAAGACCGCTAAAACCAATGCTCGCACAGAAG CGGAGATCACGCTGTTGGAGAATAACATTGTTGTCTATAAGTTTGCCCAGGACCTTCACTTCTTTGTTACGGGAGGTGAAGATGAAAACGAGCTCAtcttatcatctgttctacaAGGCTTTTTTGATGCTGTTGCATTACTTCTCAG GAACAATGTTGAAAAGATGGAAGCCCTTGAAAACTTGGATCTCATCTTTTTGTGCCTTGATGAGATGGTTGATCAGGGGTATGCTTCGGTTCTATTCTACAATTTTATAACTGTG GATGGTATTGGAAACAGATGCCAATGTCATTGCGGGAAAAGTAGCAATGCAGAGCGCAGAAACAAGTAG
- the LOC103838797 gene encoding uncharacterized protein LOC103838797 isoform X1, giving the protein MDVVTSPKHNVPMKSAEIIAEEESPKHNVETACAKTLEESNVEEIKTVETRDEDVYPKPIVETEDIIDEMESIDIHNEDKTVSLECETQQDKMLSPSNDDDDDDEHDSESSHDSKDDVDEDETMDGKEKPKPDSPDSNPSTSAWTEKAAAIKKFVRLKSEVAVHTVMRRLSGRMNDENGVYDARDDATKSVESPKTEGKSSIWNPLSYLKMMQNDTVDKVEVKNVEEAELEPVVMKGRIILYTRLGCEACRECRLYLHGKRLRYVEINIDIYPSRKQDLEKIGGSSSSDVPKVFFNEELVGSVKEIKELDESGELDEKIKHLIDEASPREAPLPPFSGEDDASSKGHVDELALIVRKMKPCIVKDRFYKLRKFKNCFSGSDAVDFLSSDQCLERDEAIEVARKLASQLFFQHVLEENLFEDGNHLYRFLDDDHVVSSQCHNIPRGIIEIKPRPIAEIASRLRLLYRAILEAYTSPDGKHVDYRSIHGSEEFARYLRIIQELHRVQLVDMSREEKLSFFINLYNMMAIHAILVWGHPAGPLERTKMFGEFKYVIGGYTYSLSAIQHGIIRGNQRQPYHLAKPFNEKDKRSMVALPYAEPLSHFAMVCGTRSGPPLRCFSPGEIDKELMEATRDFLRGGGLLVDLSSKVAYISKIFNWYAVDFGNGEKSVLKHASTYLEPQISEELLDVLVDTQFRVVYQTYDWGLNH; this is encoded by the exons ATGGATGTGGTGACTTCACCTAAACATAATGTGCCGATGAAATCTGCTGAGATCATCGCTGAGGAAGAGTCTCCTAAGCACAATGTTGAAACTGCTTGTGCAAAAACATTGGAGGAGAGCAATGTGGAAGAGATTAAAACAGTTGAGACCAGAGATGAGGATGTTTATCCTAAACCCATTGTCGAAACTGAGGATATAATCGACGAGATGGAGTCTATAGACATCCACAATGAGGACAAGACTGTTTCGTTGGAGTGTGAAACACAACAAGATAAGATGCTTAGTCCtagtaatgatgatgatgatgatgatgaacatgatagTGAGAGTTCTCACGATTCAAAAGATGACGTTGATGAAGATGAAACAATGGATGGTAAAGAGAAGCCAAAACCCGACTCACCAGATTCTAATCCTTCGACGTCTGCTTGGACGGAGAAAGCAGCTGCGATCAAGAAGTTCGTTAGATTGAAGAGTGAAGTCGCAGTACATACAGTGATGCGCCGTCTTTCCGGGAGAATGAATGATGAGAATGGTGTTTACGACGCAAGAGACGATGCAACCAAATCGGTGGAGTCTCCTAAAACAGAGGGAAAGTCGTCCATATGGAATCCCTTAAGCTACTTGAAGATGATGCAGAACGATACAGTTGATAAAGTAGAAGTGAAGAACGTGGAGGAAGCAGAGTTGGAGCCTGTAGTGATGAAAGGTAGGATTATACTCTATACAAGATTAGGGTGTGAGGCATGCAGAGAATGTAGGTTGTATTTGCATGGAAAGAGGCTTAGATATGTGGAGATAAATATTGATATCTACCCATCTAGAAAGCAGGATCTTGAAAAGATTGGTggatcatcttcttcagatgtTCCTAAGGTATTCTTCAATGAAGAATTAGTCGGGAGTGTTAAGGAGATTAAGGAATTGGATGAATCAGGAGAGCTCGATGAGAAGATTAAACATTTGATAGATGAAGCATCACCTAGGGAAGCTCCTCTGCCACCATTCTCAGGAGAAGACGATGCATCAAGTAAAGGTCATGTAGATGAACTAGCTTTAATAGTGCGGAAGATGAAGCCTTGCATCGTCAAGGATAGGTTTTATAAGTTACGAAAGTTCAAAAACTGTTTTTCAGGTTCAGATGCTGTGGATTTCTTATCATCTGATCAATGTTTAGAAAGAGATGAG gCCATTGAAGTTGCAAGAAAACTTGCAAGCCAACTCTTCTTTCAACATGTCTTAGA GGAGAATCTGTTTGAAGATGGGAATCACTTGTACCGGTTTCTAGATGATGACCATGTCGTGTCATCTCAATGCCATAACATCCCTAGAGGAATCATTGAGATAAAGCCAAGGCCGATCGCTGAAATTGCGTCAAGACTCAGACTTTTGTATCGAGCAATTCTTGAAGCTTACACTTCGCCTGATGGAAAACATGTTGACTACAGAAGCATTCATGGGAGTGAAGAGTTTGCaag GTACCTGCGAATAATCCAAGAGCTCCACAGGGTACAGCTTGTAGATATGTCGAGAGAAGAAAAGCTCTCCTTCTTTATTAATCTTTATAACATGATGGCTATTCATGCAATACTTGTATGGGGACATCCAGCAGGACCACTCGAACGAACGAAGATGTTTGGGGAGTTCAAGTATGTGATTGGCGGCTATACTTACTCACTCTCGGCTATCCAACATGGTATTATACGGGGTAACCAGCGACAGCCTTACCATCTTGCGAAACCTTTTAATGAAAAGGATAAACGGTCCATG GTTGCTCTGCCTTATGCAGAGCCTTTGAGTCATTTTGCTATGGTTTGTGGCACTCGTTCTGGACCACCTCTCCGATGCTTCTCGCCTGGAGAGATCGACAAAGAACTCATGGAGGCAACTCGCGATTTCTTAAGAGGAGGAGGACTCTTAGTTGATCTCAGTTCCAAAGTTGCATACATTAGCAAAATCTTTAATTG GTATGCGGTGGATTTTGGAAATGGTGAAAAGAGTGTACTGAAGCATGCGTCAACCTACTTGGAACCTCAAATTTCAGAAGAGTTGCTGGATGTGCTAGTTGATACTCAGTTTAGAGTTGTCTACCAAACATATGACTGGGGACTTAACCACTAA
- the LOC103838797 gene encoding uncharacterized protein LOC103838797 isoform X2, with amino-acid sequence MDVVTSPKHNVPMKSAEIIAEEESPKHNVETACAKTLEESNVEEIKTVETRDEDVYPKPIVETEDIIDEMESIDIHNEDKTVSLECETQQDKMLSPSNDDDDDDEHDSESSHDSKDDVDEDETMDGKEKPKPDSPDSNPSTSAWTEKAAAIKKFVRLKSEVAVHTVMRRLSGRMNDENGVYDARDDATKSVESPKTEGKSSIWNPLSYLKMMQNDTVDKVEVKNVEEAELEPVVMKGRIILYTRLGCEACRECRLYLHGKRLRYVEINIDIYPSRKQDLEKIGGSSSSDVPKVFFNEELVGSVKEIKELDESGELDEKIKHLIDEASPREAPLPPFSGEDDASSKGSDAVDFLSSDQCLERDEAIEVARKLASQLFFQHVLEENLFEDGNHLYRFLDDDHVVSSQCHNIPRGIIEIKPRPIAEIASRLRLLYRAILEAYTSPDGKHVDYRSIHGSEEFARYLRIIQELHRVQLVDMSREEKLSFFINLYNMMAIHAILVWGHPAGPLERTKMFGEFKYVIGGYTYSLSAIQHGIIRGNQRQPYHLAKPFNEKDKRSMVALPYAEPLSHFAMVCGTRSGPPLRCFSPGEIDKELMEATRDFLRGGGLLVDLSSKVAYISKIFNWYAVDFGNGEKSVLKHASTYLEPQISEELLDVLVDTQFRVVYQTYDWGLNH; translated from the exons ATGGATGTGGTGACTTCACCTAAACATAATGTGCCGATGAAATCTGCTGAGATCATCGCTGAGGAAGAGTCTCCTAAGCACAATGTTGAAACTGCTTGTGCAAAAACATTGGAGGAGAGCAATGTGGAAGAGATTAAAACAGTTGAGACCAGAGATGAGGATGTTTATCCTAAACCCATTGTCGAAACTGAGGATATAATCGACGAGATGGAGTCTATAGACATCCACAATGAGGACAAGACTGTTTCGTTGGAGTGTGAAACACAACAAGATAAGATGCTTAGTCCtagtaatgatgatgatgatgatgatgaacatgatagTGAGAGTTCTCACGATTCAAAAGATGACGTTGATGAAGATGAAACAATGGATGGTAAAGAGAAGCCAAAACCCGACTCACCAGATTCTAATCCTTCGACGTCTGCTTGGACGGAGAAAGCAGCTGCGATCAAGAAGTTCGTTAGATTGAAGAGTGAAGTCGCAGTACATACAGTGATGCGCCGTCTTTCCGGGAGAATGAATGATGAGAATGGTGTTTACGACGCAAGAGACGATGCAACCAAATCGGTGGAGTCTCCTAAAACAGAGGGAAAGTCGTCCATATGGAATCCCTTAAGCTACTTGAAGATGATGCAGAACGATACAGTTGATAAAGTAGAAGTGAAGAACGTGGAGGAAGCAGAGTTGGAGCCTGTAGTGATGAAAGGTAGGATTATACTCTATACAAGATTAGGGTGTGAGGCATGCAGAGAATGTAGGTTGTATTTGCATGGAAAGAGGCTTAGATATGTGGAGATAAATATTGATATCTACCCATCTAGAAAGCAGGATCTTGAAAAGATTGGTggatcatcttcttcagatgtTCCTAAGGTATTCTTCAATGAAGAATTAGTCGGGAGTGTTAAGGAGATTAAGGAATTGGATGAATCAGGAGAGCTCGATGAGAAGATTAAACATTTGATAGATGAAGCATCACCTAGGGAAGCTCCTCTGCCACCATTCTCAGGAGAAGACGATGCATCAAGTAAAG GTTCAGATGCTGTGGATTTCTTATCATCTGATCAATGTTTAGAAAGAGATGAG gCCATTGAAGTTGCAAGAAAACTTGCAAGCCAACTCTTCTTTCAACATGTCTTAGA GGAGAATCTGTTTGAAGATGGGAATCACTTGTACCGGTTTCTAGATGATGACCATGTCGTGTCATCTCAATGCCATAACATCCCTAGAGGAATCATTGAGATAAAGCCAAGGCCGATCGCTGAAATTGCGTCAAGACTCAGACTTTTGTATCGAGCAATTCTTGAAGCTTACACTTCGCCTGATGGAAAACATGTTGACTACAGAAGCATTCATGGGAGTGAAGAGTTTGCaag GTACCTGCGAATAATCCAAGAGCTCCACAGGGTACAGCTTGTAGATATGTCGAGAGAAGAAAAGCTCTCCTTCTTTATTAATCTTTATAACATGATGGCTATTCATGCAATACTTGTATGGGGACATCCAGCAGGACCACTCGAACGAACGAAGATGTTTGGGGAGTTCAAGTATGTGATTGGCGGCTATACTTACTCACTCTCGGCTATCCAACATGGTATTATACGGGGTAACCAGCGACAGCCTTACCATCTTGCGAAACCTTTTAATGAAAAGGATAAACGGTCCATG GTTGCTCTGCCTTATGCAGAGCCTTTGAGTCATTTTGCTATGGTTTGTGGCACTCGTTCTGGACCACCTCTCCGATGCTTCTCGCCTGGAGAGATCGACAAAGAACTCATGGAGGCAACTCGCGATTTCTTAAGAGGAGGAGGACTCTTAGTTGATCTCAGTTCCAAAGTTGCATACATTAGCAAAATCTTTAATTG GTATGCGGTGGATTTTGGAAATGGTGAAAAGAGTGTACTGAAGCATGCGTCAACCTACTTGGAACCTCAAATTTCAGAAGAGTTGCTGGATGTGCTAGTTGATACTCAGTTTAGAGTTGTCTACCAAACATATGACTGGGGACTTAACCACTAA
- the LOC103838795 gene encoding coatomer subunit zeta-3 isoform X1, whose product MSRANDSCPLVKNILLLDSEGKRVAVKYYSDDWTTNAAKLAFEKYVFTKTAKTNARTEAEITLLENNIVVYKFAQDLHFFVTGGEDENELILSSVLQGFFDAVALLLRNNVEKMEALENLDLIFLCLDEMVDQGMVLETDANVIAGKVAMQSAETSSSLSEQTLTQAFATAREHLARSLLT is encoded by the exons ATGTCAAGGGCTAAT GATTCTTGTCCTTTGGTAAAGAACATTCTTCTTCTAGACTCTGAAGGGAAACGTGTGGCTGTCAAGTATTACTCGGATGATTGGACAACTAATGCTGCCAAGTTagcttttgaaaaatatgtctTCACGAAGACCGCTAAAACCAATGCTCGCACAGAAG CGGAGATCACGCTGTTGGAGAATAACATTGTTGTCTATAAGTTTGCCCAGGACCTTCACTTCTTTGTTACGGGAGGTGAAGATGAAAACGAGCTCAtcttatcatctgttctacaAGGCTTTTTTGATGCTGTTGCATTACTTCTCAG GAACAATGTTGAAAAGATGGAAGCCCTTGAAAACTTGGATCTCATCTTTTTGTGCCTTGATGAGATGGTTGATCAGGG GATGGTATTGGAAACAGATGCCAATGTCATTGCGGGAAAAGTAGCAATGCAGAGCGCAGAAACAAGTAGTTCACTCTCTGAACAG ACATTAACGCAAGCATTCGCAACGGCGCGAGAGCACCTGGCAAGAAGTCTTTTAACATGA
- the LOC117127751 gene encoding uncharacterized protein LOC117127751, whose translation MTCLDDLLIMYDDDDLVEDENHDGEEDAGISNFAEADENGDDYSVYGKVEDEDEEDDDMCFEDIKKIERLFIDRVGIIDGLNPQHITDAMKNMFGMTLDYTTSYRALLYAQILVRGSAEDGYSRLPSYLEQISLANPGSMTAIELDSINRFKYLFPSFGDQSFKYQRRVIVVDGTHLSRKYGGVMLVAAAQDGNFQIFPLAFGIVDAEDEPSWERFFTKLASCVFDEQPLYKGKHLLCLVKGAAYAHTVSDFDRYMAEIRSANPDLATYLENADVSLWSRVFCQGDMCNIKTSNIAESINSALKRARGFTVQFQLEFIREKLGKWFWKRREDALSLPTQHSRGVEYLPVV comes from the exons atgatgatgatgatttggtTGAAGATGAAAATCATGATGGGGAGGAGGATGCTGGAATCTCTAATTTTGCTGAAGCGGACGAGAATGGTGATGATTACAGTGTTTATGGAAAGGTtgaagatgaggatgaggaagatgatgatatGTGTTTTGAAGATATCAAAAAGATTGAACG GCTTTTCATTGATCGTGTTGGAATCATTGATGGGTTGAATCCGCAGCATATCACTGATGCAATGAAGAACATGTTTGGCATGACGCTTGATTACACCACTTCATACAGAGCACTTTTATATGCACAAATATTGGTGAGAGGATCAGCAGAAGATGGGTATTCGCGTCTGCCATCATATCTCGAGCAAATCTCCTTAGCAAATCCCGGTTCTATGACGGCTATAGAACTTGATTCTATCAATAGATTTAAGTATCTATTTCCCTCTTTTGGAGATCAAAGTTTTAAGTATCAGAGAAGGGTCATTGTGGTGGATGGGACTCACCTAAGTCGGAAGTATGGAGGTGTTATGTTAGTTGCAGCCGCACAAGATGGGAATTTTCAGATATTTCCATTGGCTTTTGGGATCGTAGATGCTGAAGATGAACCTTCTTGGGAACGGTTTTTCACAAAATTGGCTAGTTGTGTATTTGATGAGCAGCCTCTG TATAAAGGGAAACATCTCTTGTGCTTGGTGAAAGGTGCTGCTTATGCTCATACGGTTTCAGATTTTGACCGGTACATGGCTGAGATACGGAGTGCAAACCCGGACCTTGCAACGTATTTGGAGAATGCCGACGTCAGCCTATGGTCAAGGGTTTTTTGTCAGGGGGACATGTGCAACATAAAGACAAGCAACATTGCTGAATCTATTAATTCCGCTCTGAAGCGAGCTAGAGGATTTACGGTTCAGTTCCAGTTGGAGTTCATAAGGGAGAAGCTAGGAAAGTGGTTTTGGAAAAGGAGAGAAGATGCTTTGAGTCTCCCAACTCAACATAGTCGAGGTGTTGAATACTTGCCTGTTGTTTGA